A stretch of the Uranotaenia lowii strain MFRU-FL chromosome 3, ASM2978415v1, whole genome shotgun sequence genome encodes the following:
- the LOC129757753 gene encoding uncharacterized protein LOC129757753 → MYSEQICPSRQEIVSLDDLMEESPTTLQRVADFSMPQRMTKLGCHSLSTMAVDFVSYLTRRKWGHLPESREQAIYKILRTPMRKKMFLFSKRISCKTYSKKRTIQLRSLFLWFENRLLIRKNSDRDRNLNAKLFNDNCDYFGKQHVLLNTSKKIINSGKPLSSSCVKSFDGKLTKVQFTLSTNIHDR, encoded by the exons ATGTATTCAGAACAGATTTGTCCGTCGAGGCAAGAGATAGTTTCCCTGGATGATCTCATGGAAGAGAGTCCCACAACATTACAGCGCGTTGCAGACTTCTCGATGCCTCAAAGGATGACGAAGTTAGGCTGCCACAGCCTGTCCACCATGGCAGTTGACTTCGTGAGTTATTTAACG CGTAGGAAGTGGGGACACCTCCCGGAGAGCCGCGAGCAAGCAATATACAAAATTCTAAGGACACCAATGCGGAAAAAAATGTTCCTTTTTTCCAAACGAATTAGCTGCAAAActtattcgaaaaaaagaacaatcCAACTTCGAAGTCTATTTTTATGGTTCGAGAACAGGTTGCTAATCCGCAAAAATAGTGATCGTGATCGAAATCTTAATGCTAAG ctttttaaCGATAACTGTGACTACTTTGGCAAACAACACGTACTTCTCAAcacttctaaaaaaattataaattctggCAAACCGCTCTCGTCATCTTGTGTTAAGAGCTTTGATGGAAAATTGACTAAAGTGCAGTTCACCTTATCGACGAACATACACGATCGGTAG